A segment of the Asterias amurensis chromosome 11, ASM3211899v1 genome:
TCCTTTATTATATGGAAAAAAGTAACTGCACACGTGAAGCATATTATGCCATTGGGGTGCCGAACCCCGATTTTGCAAGAGtttgagttggggggggggggggcgtggtcGTTAACATGTTCTCAATCTCGATGGACCAAAATGTTAGCACTAATGACACCTCCAAATGTAATTCACGCATTCTCGCACAATTCTCTATGCTCAATCAACCTCACTGTCGATATTCCGGGGAATAATCGACAATCCTGACGACGATTAGCAAATGAGTCACAATTGGTACACTATAAACCACTAGGCCTATACATGTTGTAGGCCTACTGGAAGATTCAGTTGGCTGCACATGGCTGCCATTTCTCTCCTGTGGGAATTCTCATACGAACAGTCATCCAAATCCGAGCATTGAGGGTGACACAACACAAGTCCTTTGAAATTCCCTGTTTACTCATGGTTtacaaaactttattttttcACCCAAGCCTGAAGGACAATGCCAGACGTGACGTAATGGTTTGCTTTTATCATCGCATTTTGGAATGTCGCAGTCCAAATATGGTTAGAAAATGCCCTGAACTGGAACCGTGTGTAAGATTTAGATGTTAACCCATGCACTCGGTATTTTAGAAAGTTCACAACTTCTTTGATACAAAATGACATCATCTGATGACTAGTGTCTAAAACCTTCAGTGTAAAGCATAAAGGATTTAGGACGACCTGTCTTTTGTCTTTGAAGAAGGTGGTCTTTAAAGTTTCACTAAATTTCCAAACACTCTTTTGACCCGACTTTTCAACCGTCCATCGACCCAGAGTTACCAACCATCCCAGATCTCAAACTTCCTTGAAAGTATTGTCGGTGTTTTATGAAAAAGGAAGTGGACCCAGGTGTTTATCAAATTGGCCTACTATGGGATTTCATTATTTTACGACCTTCGAACAGTGGGCGTGTCCGTGTGATATCATTTTCAAAGTTCCTGTCAATGTCCattatacttttacaaataatttcaaaacaaagtgATACCATAATTGTAACAAGAATTTATTCATACATTCAAAATTATCCAGCAAACCGTAAATATTGAATTATAATGCTGCCAGACATGCCAGAGTGCTACACCAATGATGTACAGAAAGTTCACACAATCTCACAAGTTCAAAGTATAGTTTCAACTTCACGCGTGCATAATTCCTCTCTCTTTATGATGTAATGACAGGCATTTTTAGGAGAAAGATTCAGACAGAAAATAAATTgcacatttaaaagaaaaactcaGAAGAAAAAGTAACTGACAAGTTTTGGATTAACTCACCTTGTTTCATAGAAACAATCTTGTTGTTGCCCAATGAGAAGAACACACCCTGTGGGGCACTGTCTTCAAGTCGGAACAGAGCCTCATTCCCAACAGTGGCTTTCCTCGTCTTCAACTCCCCATCTCGACCACCGACTGAAAGATACTTTCCTCCGTTCTTGAAGGCGATACTCTCCCCGTGGAACTCCAAGGCGAACAGGGCCTCAGCGGTCATGTCTTTGGAGAGCGCACCACCAGCATTCACATAACGATCATCAGAGGCTTGGATGAGATATTGGCTTGCTTTCGCATCCCAGATGAGGGTGATAACTGCGTCCCCACCCCACGGGATATCCTCGTTGAAAAGGACCATCTCCCTCTCGGAGTCTAGATGGGCAAATTGATGACGCTGGACGCTGAAGATATTCACTTGTGGATGAATGGCTAGCTGGATGCTCCACATCTCCGAAGGCCCGGGTGTTTTGGCCTTGCATGTGGGGTTTTCACCAGAACCACTTAGGTAGTCTAGTGTCTCTGCTTTGATGGCGAACTTACCATCCCCAATCGGCTCGACCAGAAACTTCTGCATGAGGTCCGGACTGGTATCCTCGTCCATCTTCTCCGCGGTAACCTTACCGTACTTATCGTACGTCAGACGGTAGCTGTTCATCATCCCCATCTTGGCCACCTTGTTGGTCAGGAAGAATAGTTTGCCGTCTGGGCTGGCAGGGTTGAGGGTCCAAACCTGCTTGATCTTGAGGGCCGTTCCATTGACGTTCACATTGCCCAGCTCAGTTGTGAGGTACTTCTTGGTTGAAGCATTTATCAATCCTACGTCGAACTGGAGGACATCCCCTCTTGTTGTACCATTTGCTGACATGATGATTTAAGGCTCCACAGAGTGATACAGTTcaccttaaaacaaaatattacaagtTGAAGTTGAAGTAATGTGAGTTGACACTGCCCACTTTGATAAACCACTACTGAGCTGATACGACGGGAGTAAATGTTGTTCTGATGACTCCTGTGCTATAAATTACAATCCTACTGCACTGTTATGGTATTCCGTTTTTACCGACTGCTCAGTACACTCTGATCCTACGCAATGCGTGGTTGCCGTGGTATGTATGCACATCCGCCGTCCGTGTGTTATAAATGCTAGGCAGGATTCGTCACTGGTCGAACCCCCTTTACTCTACACGCAGGAAACAGTTTGCTAACTACTGTTTCATGGGGCGTTGGTTAATACCACCACGTGACTAGTACTTTGTGTCACACAGAGTTCCCTGTTGTTTGGGTGCATGGGTGCGTGCAGTTTGCTCAGTGAGGGGGCCCCACCACGTTGCTTGCTGTAGAATGTGCTTAGCTACTGCTGTTACGTGTGCAGTAGAGTCGCCACATGTAACAGTAACTACCCGCTGACCCCTGTCATGCTAATCTGGGGTCATGGAGTCTGCTACGTCACCAGGTGGTTAGTGTGGTGGTGGACGAATGCCTGATTGTGATTAGCATACCAACGAACTGGATAACGATTATCTATATTTGGATTAAAGATTGTTTGAAATTGTGAAACATAAACATAACTCCCCAGATATAATAGAAAGTAGGTGACTATGCAAGTTTGGTTACTGTGTTGTTATAATATGGAAATATTCAAGCTGCTCGTGCCCAAAAAATCCActcaggcaaaaaaaaaaaaaaaaagggtaacaaaaaacacaacttcaGTCGAAACATAGATCGAGACTGTTATTGGGATTACACGTATTGATTACTGCTGTCTGGTGTATTTAAATTGCTCAATACGGGTATGAATAGCACCTGTTCAATAATACCATAAcattataatattttaaatgcATGGCCTGATTTTCGCTTaaagttatttttctttctttttctctctTAACAATTTATGCCGATGAAACGAAAAACAAACCACAGAATTCCACGGGTCCTGCAAACAATACATGCTTTTCGTACATAGCTGATTAATGTGAGATCCCGACTTTTTCTTTGCAGCTATATTATGGTTTAAGGAGTAATAAAGCAATAATTATCACACATCAGCGGGCAAGCTGGTTGTGGTGAGattctgaaaaaaatatgaTGATAATAAAATCGTGATTCAGTGGGGAAGAATTCAGTGGGTCAGGAACGTCATAGAGGAAGTAATCCTCCTCTAAGGTAAAGCACAATTATCATAATAACTTAACACAGAAGCCAAatttttgaatattattttcGTCTTCAAGCAGCACAAAAGAAATCAGCAGGTACAAAATAAGTTTGAGCCAGCACTCAGTACTTACCAGAACTACAGTGTTAATAGCCTACATAATATACAACAGTCAATGTCTTATAACCAAAAATGAATGTAAACCCAATAATTTAGAAACGGTAAATTCTCGCATTTGCCATTCATGGCGTAAAAACACCCAAGATTGTCCAATTTAACCGTTTGCTATCACGATTGAAAAACGAGATATCACAAAACAGAGATAAGATATGAATCCCTAGAGACATGGCATTGTTGCAATGCCATGGTAACATGGTGACAGTGAGTACGTGCGTGTAGGTGTGTATAAATTAACGTCAACAGGTATAATATTCTGGGTAATGGTGCCATTTAGCTTTTTTGTGATTACCCGAGACACGATGCTATAAATGTAATGTGTCAACCTATATTAAACATCGTATGGTTTGttcagtgggattcgaacccggatCAACATAGTTGAAAGACGGGAATTAACCATTAAAAAGTCAAAACGAACATATATATAACAAaatggacattgtattttggctggtaacctatatCTGGTAAGCAgtgttgctgtgcttagctactattTATGATTCAGCaactctatgaatttgggccaagACCCAGCGACGTAGCCGACATTTTTATACGGTGAAATAGACCTATTTACCATAATATGAAAGCTATAGTTATTATTAATGTATAATGGTGATAATGAACGGCTGGCTGTGATAGTACCAAGGTCAAAGCTCCCCAGATGACATCACATTTATCACTGACTCACTGAAGCATGTGTTCCCCGCGGCTGTCACAATCCCATCATTGTTGATGTATTATTTTTACCATATAAATTATGATAAACGTACGGAATTGTATTGCTGCCAcatgaagaaataaaaattCTTATCGTGTATACACGTACACAACAAGTTATCAtttacgtacacgataagttttgTATTGTCGTTTACGTATAAACGATAAGACGTTCACGATAAGAGAGAGAGATTTTGTTTTATCCATGTAGCGGCAATACATTCCGCATTTATAAGTTTCACATTTCCAACAAAAGCCTGGTAGCGTTTTTAAGACATCACCGAAAATCCAGAGTGGTGATGTCTATCCTGAGAAACGTTTCCGACTGTAGCGTTTCTCAGGGTAAAGTTTCGGGGGATAAAAACCGTATATCTTTTCCTTCAACACATTATACTTCGCAGTGAAATTATTCTCGAAATACTTGACACTATCGAAAGTTGCTGTACTTTCAAACttaattgccattaattttaggagtgattacaaaacgaataccttccctttaaagatgttgatatatttttttgatgACCCGTGAAAATGACTGTCACCTCTGTCCGTCATCAGGGGGTGTCATCTTAGCGACATGACACCAAAAGTTGAGAAGTCGTTACGCCAAAAGGTCCTTGCTATTTAAAGAGTATCCACATAATTTATAAACTCCACCCTTTTTAAAATTGCTGCACTTTTAAATTACTGTCTTTTGCAAGTTGTCCTTCAAAAGCGAAAGTCGACAGGCTAGGGCGATTTAAGTCTTAAAAAGGTCTACTCCAAAATAAAATCATTGCTTGTAAAAATGACGTCTTTACCAAGACGGGAAACCAAGCTATTTGAAAAGTATCTTCATTTTCGCCATATAAATTGGGTGTTGAAACCGACTGAAACCATACGAGAATGTTTGCTTTCGTTTGAATCTCCCTCTTACCTCCTTTCAAACGcgttttcaaacaaaatagtgGTATCTTTAAAGCGTTTTCAAATCAAATGTTTGTATCTTTAAAAGGGCTGTAACCGTTTGGCAATGACTCTGAGAATTatggcaataacaacaacaacattcttGGTAAGAAGTACGGCAGCGTTGACAGTATCATGTATTTTGAGGAAACTATTCACTTAGAAGTATACTGCGGTTATTGAAATACAGAATCACCTTTTTGTCTCCCCAAATTTgattctgagaagcgttacttgCAGTatcgtttctcagaatgtgtatTCCAGTTGCAGGTTATCTACCTGTGCGTCCAGATTATTAGCAATATTATCTCAATAACGCtaacaccttttaaaatgaaattttcacaggttagtttttcgGTGTATATATATCTTCAACACAGATTGGAACAAACAATGGGCTCAagttaccaaacatatacacaATCCCTTTAAACTATCATTTACAATAATCTTTCATAAAAGAAATTGCAATCCATTTTGGCAATTATGAACTCTCTATCGACACTCACGAACCAGATGCTACCATCACCTGCTGGCGTCAGGTTTTATTTTTagatctctctctctctcaaaaaaaaatcatccaaCACTTGGCCAAGGTTCACTTCTCTGATATATTATTTGTGGACGCAGATATTTTGCACTCCGGAAATAAGTCAAGTgttggaggaaaaaaaaaaccaaatgagGATTGGATAGAACTGTTGGTGCTGTCCCATCCAGTGACGCTGTATCGGTTGACTTGTAATTGTACAATTCCAAAATGGGAACCGTGCTGTGCTTTttcctcttttgttattttaacagAGGGGTGTTGGGGCAATAGTCCAACCGAGAAAGTGTGATCTATTTTGATTGTGCTGCTCGGTAGTCTTTTCGAGATAGAGGATCTTTTTTGCAGATCCTTTTGGTAGCAAAAGGATGAAATGGGATAAAATTAAGATAGGATGCATGACTTTAGATTTGTACAAAGATGGGATTAAACCACACACAAATCTACATATTCTGaaattgttaaagggaaggcatTATACAGGGCcgtgtggttaaaggcagtggtaactattggtaattactcaaaataattgttagcataaaactttacttggtaatgagtaatggggagaggttgattataagacattgtgagaaacggctccctctgaagtgacatagttttcgagtatttttccacaaatttgatttcgatacctaagtttagaatttgaggtctcgaaatcaaccatctaaaagcacacaacttcgtgtgataagggtgcatttttttcattattatctcgcaacttcgacgaccgattgagctcaaattttcacaggtttgttattttatgtatatgttgagatacactaagtgagaagactggtctttggtaattaccaatagtgtccactgtctttaaacccgGGTTTTAAATTGAGCAGTAGTTTAACATTGTTTGACATTGTGTGGTATTGTTCCAAAGATGCACAGCAGTGCTCTGACAGGAGCGAGAACCATAGGAAGTGTTTGTGATACCTGGGGCTGACAGAACTTGATTGTTCTTTGAATACATGTAATCAGGTAGCATTGTACATGAAGAGGAGGAATGTACATGCAATAAGTCACTCACCTTGGTCATGTTGTTCAGAAATCATTTGTGCGTATTACGTGACGAGGCAGACGAGCAGAAAACTGCCGCTTTTT
Coding sequences within it:
- the LOC139944327 gene encoding protein singed-like; translated protein: MSANGTTRGDVLQFDVGLINASTKKYLTTELGNVNVNGTALKIKQVWTLNPASPDGKLFFLTNKVAKMGMMNSYRLTYDKYGKVTAEKMDEDTSPDLMQKFLVEPIGDGKFAIKAETLDYLSGSGENPTCKAKTPGPSEMWSIQLAIHPQVNIFSVQRHQFAHLDSEREMVLFNEDIPWGGDAVITLIWDAKASQYLIQASDDRYVNAGGALSKDMTAEALFALEFHGESIAFKNGGKYLSVGGRDGELKTRKATVGNEALFRLEDSAPQGVFFSLGNNKIVSMKQDIHVSANQHEESDTETFQLECAIGKRNEWAIRSTNGKYWAMDAGKQDILNKGSSRKEACLFELVYGDEGTVSLRAVSNGKFVGIKSSGPLVASGSEVTNTEKFRFKLSNRPNLVLKGEHGFVGLRKMLECNRTTADSEIIQVSYENDGTYIFRGRDETKAWTADGDGNYTLSEGAPEKFTLEFLERSKFLIRASNGRLLEGKQHGEMRATGVEANKSTLWEF